CAGTGATAAAGGATACCAGGCGGACCAGAATACCATCCAGCCCCCACAGGATCAGTGACATAACTGCGGTCACTGCAGCCACGATTAATGTGGTGTGCAACGTTTCCTGGCGAGTCGGCCAAATAACCTTACGGACTTCGGTTCTCGCTTCACGGGCAAAGGCGACCGTAGCTTTACCTTTTGTCGTCAACAGCGCGACACCACCCGCTGCAGCAATCAGAATAACTACCGCAAGAGCACGCAGCGGCAGAGTCACCTCACGGTAAAGAAAGTTGCCTACGATAGCTACGATCAGCAGCGCAGCGACAACCAACCACTTCATCACTTCCAGGCCGCGCCCGCTTCCCTGAGCTTCGGTATTCGCACTCATAAACCAACCTGTCATAGTAAATCAGACAAACATTTTTGCCCCGCACATGCGAGGCAAGCCAGACCGAATTGCTCGTTTTACATTGCGCTTCGGAGTTACGCTATCTGCAGAGCCTGTCTCAGCAATGATTATGTGGAATAAATCACTGATGAGCCAGGTTCTGGGCCGAGAGCGTGCAAAAAGGGCATCAAATGATGCCCTTTTATTGCGCATTGCGTCAAATGTTATCAGCGATTAGCCGAGAACTTTAGCAACCACGCCCGCGCCAACGGTACGGCCGCCTTCGCGGATTGCGAAACGCAGACCGTCATCCATCGCGATCGGGTGGATCAGGGTAACAACCATTTTGATGTTGTCGCCCGGCATTACCATCTCCACGCCTTCCGGCAGTTCGATGGTGCCAGTCACGTCAGTTGTACGGAAGTAGAACTGCGGACGGTAGCCTTTGAAGAACGGAGTGTGACGGCCGCCTTCGTCTTTGGACAGAATGTACACTTCAGATTCGAACTTGGTGTGCGGCTTGATGGAGCCCGGCTTAGCCAGTACCTGACCACGTTCGATTTCTTCACGTTTGATACCACGCAGCAGAACACCTACGTTCTCGCCCGCACGGCCTTCGTCCAGCAGTTTGCGGAACATTTCAACGCCGGTACAGGTGGATTTCGCGGTGTCTTTGATACCCACGATTTCAACTTCTTCACCAACCTTGATGATACCGCGCTCTACACGACCGGTAACAACGGTACCACGACCGGAGATGGAGAATACGTCTTCGATCGGCAGCAGGAACGGCTTGTCAATCGCGCGCTCCGGTTCCGGGATGTAGGAATCCAGATGACCAGCCAGCTCGATGATTTTCGCTTCCCACTCTGCGTCGCCTTCCAGCGCTTTCAGAGCAGAGCCACGAACGATCGGGGTGTCGTCGCCCGGGAAGTCGTACTGAGACAGCAGCTCACGCACTTCCATCTCAACCAGTTCCAGCAGCTCTTCGTCATCAACCATGTCGCATTTGTTCAGGAACACGATGATGTACGGAACGCCTACCTGACGACCCAGCAGGATGTGCTCACGGGTCTGCGGCATCGGGCCGTCAGTCGCAGCAACAACCAGGATAGCGCCGTCCATCTGAGCAGCACCGGTGATCATGTTTTTCACGTAGTCGGCGTGGCCCGGGCAGTCAACGTGCGCGTAGTGGCGGGTCGGGGTGTCATATTCAACGTGAGAGGTGTTGATGGTGATACCACGAGCTTTTTCTTCCGGCGCGTTATCGATCTGGTCGAATGCACGAGCAGAACCACCGTAGGTTTTCGCCAGAACGGTAGTGATGGCAGCGGTCAGCGTTGTTTTACCATGGTCAACGTGGCCGATAGTACCGACGTTAACGTGCGGTTTTGTACGTTCAAACTTTTCTTTAGACATCGATTGTCCCTCTAAGACACGGATAAATCGGTGGTATCACCACATCAACCAGGCGTTTGCCTGAATTTGTTGAATACATCTACAGAAGAGAAACAGGGAGGAGATTGAGAAGTGGTGCTGATAGGCAGATTCGAACTGCCGACCTCACCCTTACCAAGGGTGCGCTCTACCAACTGAGCTATATCAGCACATCCTGGAGCGGGCAGCGGGAATCGAACCCGCATCATCAGCTTGGAAGGCTGAGGTAATAGCCATTATACGATGCCCGCATCCTGAAACTCGGCTACCCAGTTCTTTCTGTACAAAAAAGAAATTCTTTTTTGCTTGAGCTGGCAGGCTTACCGACCAACTCTGGCATCGCAATCGCGAAGCCGGAAATGGTGGTGGGGGAAGGATTCGAACCTTCGAAGTCTGTGACGGCAGATTTACAGTCTGCTCCCTTTGGCCGCTCGGGAACCCCACCTGAACTTGATGGTGCCGGCTACCGGAATCGAACTGGTGACCTACTGATTACAAGTCAGTTGCTCTACCTACTGAGCTAAGCCGGCATCAAGTAGCGCGCATTCTAGGAATAGCGGCGCGCGCATGCAACAAAAAAATTGCTTAATCCGATCTATTGCTCACATTTTGCGCATTAACGCGCATTTCTGACGCCTTTTCAGCCACTCATGATGAAATAATCCACACCTGGCGGCAACTGTTGATAGCGATGACGCTAAGAGACAAAATCGCCCAAGTGCGTTTTACAATCTATTTATGTGCTTCCTGTGCCCAAAACGCTTCTGATTTAAGCATTACAAAGAATGCTTTCATCGTCTCGCTCGCCGTTGGGTTTACATCAGTCAGAGACAACCCCTTACCAGCGGACAAGCTTTATACAATTAACGTTAAGAAGCGTGATGCTTTTCGGAGAAAGGAAAGTGAGGAAGATTTTTTCTTATTATTCCTTTTGATCTGATGTTACCCTCCTGCCCATTGTGAAATTCTCGCTTACCCGGCGTGCCATTAAGCGGTCTACGATGAAAGCATCACAGCGCTGAGCAAAGGGTTTTCATTTTGTCCTGAATAACAGGCAGAAGCATGCTTATGAGTAATAAAGATCAAACCTTAACGTCCCCTTATCTCCAGTTTAACCGGAGCCAGTGGGCCGCCCTGCGCGATTCCGTACCGATGACGCTTACCGAAGGCGAAATAGCGCGCCTGAAGGGCATTAACGAAGACCTCTCTCTTGAAGAAGTGGCGGAAATTTATCTGCCGCTATCGCGCTTGCTCAATTTTTATATTAGCTCCAACTTACGCCGGCAGGCCGTACTTGAGCAGTTTCTCGGCACCAATGGTCAGCGCATACCTTATATTATCAGCATTGCAGGTAGCGTTGCGGTGGGTAAAAGTACGACTGCTCGCGTATTGCAGGCGCTGTTAAGCCGCTGGCCTGAGCACCGTCGCGTAGAGCTGATTACGACCGATGGTTTCCTTCATCCGAACGCGGTTTTAAAAGAACGTAATCTGATGAAGAAGAAAGGCTTTCCCCAGTCGTACGATATGCATCGCCTGGTTAAGTTTGTTTCTGATATTAAATCAGGCGTGCCGAATGTCACCGCGCCGGTTTATTCACATCTCATTTACGATGTCATCCCCGATGGGGATAAGGTCGTTAATCAGCCGGATATACTTATTCTTGAAGGGCTAAACGTTCTGCAAAGCGGTATGGATTATCCTCATGATCCACATCATGTCTTTGTTTCAGACTTCGTCGATTTCTCTATTTATGTGGATGCGCCAGAGGATTTACTACAGCGCTGGTATATCAACCGCTTTCTGAAATTCCGTGAGGGCGCGTTTACCGATCCAGACTCTTATTTTCATAACTACGCCAAACTGTCAGAAGATGAAGCGGTAAATATCGCCACACAGTTATGGAAAGAGATTAACTGGTTGAACCTGAAAGAGAATATCTTACCAACTCGAGAACGGGCCAGCCTCATCATGACCAAGAGCGCGAACCATGCCGTCGACTGTGTCCGCTTAAGAAAATAAAGCAGACAGTAAAAAAGGGAGCCAGGCTCCCTTTTTTCATTCTGCGCTGCGTAATGAAATCTCGCCGCCCACCCAGGGTTTTATCACACCGTTTTGCTCCAGCAATAGCGCTCCCTGATTATCTATACCACGCGAAATCCCGTATATTTCCCGCTCACCAATAATAAGTTTAACCTGGCGGTGAATAAAATTATCCAGCTTTTCCCAGCGGGTTAAGAAGGGAGCCAGCCCCTCTTGCTCAAATTGCCGCAAAGACGCGCGCAGCTTTTCAATCAACCTGACGGCCAGCTCGTTTCTGTCAACCTTAATACCCGCCTCCTGAAGATTAATCCAACCCTGATTCACGATGTCGCTTTCTACCTGCCGCATCGCGAGGTTGATACCCGCGCCAATCACTATCTGTGCTGCATCGCCCGTTTTTCCCGTAAGCTCAACAAGAATACCAGCCAGCTTTCTGTCACTCAGATAAAGATCGTTAGGCCATTTAACGCGTACCTGATCGGCTCCCAGTTCGTGCAGTACTTCAGCCATCACGATACCAATAACCAGGCTTAAACCGATAGCAGCGGCAGGCCCCTGCTCAAGACGCCAGTACATAGAAAGATAAAGGTTTGCCCCAAACGGTGAGAACCATTTACGGCCACGACGCCCACGACCAGCCTGCTGATATTCAGCGATACAGGCGTCGCCAGAATCAAGCTCAGAAAGTCTGTCCAGTAAATATTGGTTTGTAGAATCAATAACAGGCAGCACTGTGACTGAACCGTTTTTTATATGAGAATGAATGTAGGCTTCGTTAAGTAACTGTATTGGACCTGGCAGGCTATATCCTTTACCCGGCACCGTAAAGACGTCAATACCCCAGTCGCGTAGCGTCTGGATATGCTTGTTAATCGCAGCCCGGCTCATTCCCAGCTTTTCACCAAGTTGCTCGCCAGAGTGAAACTCGCCGTCGGCAAGAAGCGAAACCAGGGTTAACGGAATAGTATTATCTTTCAAGCAATCGTCTCCACAGCATTCACCTCACCAGTAGAACCAATAAAGCGAACCTCAGGCTCAAGCCAGACATTAAATTTTTCGCCGACACGTTGACGAACTTCATGCGCGAGTTTCACGATATCTTCACTGGTCGCATTATGTTCATTAATAAGCACCAGGGCCTGATGGCGATGCACTGTCGCGCCGCCGACGCTATAGCCTTTCATATCACACCGATCAATAAGCCAGCCTGCAGCGAGTTTTACCTGCCCATCATTTTGCGGGTAACGCGGCGCATCAGGGTAATGTATAAATAACGCACTAGCTTCTTCTGCAGTGATCACCGGGTTTTTGAAGAAGCTGCCAGCATTACCGTATTCCTTAGGATCGGGCAGTTTAGTACGACGCATATGACATACTGCATCGAATACCTGGCGCGGTGTGACGGTATCAGGTGATAAGCGTGTCAAATCGCCATAGATCAGTACAGGCGACCATGCTTTAGGAAGACGAAGACCAATGCCTGTGATGGCATATCGATTCTGGTAATCATGTTTGAAAATGCTGTCGCGGTAACCAAAGCGGCAGTCACTATTACCAAGACGAACCGACTTGCCCGTTATTAAATCAAGGCAGTCAACATACAGACAGAGCTGTTTAAACTCTACGCCATAAGCGCCAATATTCTGAATAGGCGAAGAGCCAGCACAGCCTGGAATAAGTGCCAGGTTTTCAAGCCCGGCCATGTTATGGTCCAGTGTGTACTCAACGAGACGATGCCAGTTTTCACCCGCACCTGCATGTATCAGCCAGGCGTCATGCCGTTCTTCAACCTGTATGCCCATGATACGGTTCAGAATTACCGTGCCGTTGAAATCATCAAGAAATAGCACGTTGCTTCCCTCACCCAGGATCAAAACCGGCCGGGAGACTGCCTGCGCCTGCTGCCATGCTTCAGCCAGCGCCTCTGCACTATGCGCCGTCACGATCTGCTGCGCGCATTTATCAATACCGAATGTATTGTAGGGTTTAAGGGTGTTATTCATGCCATTAGTCCTGATGTCAAAACCCGGACAGTTTAACCGATTAGCAGGTTGATAGCTTCTTTGTGATTGGCTGAGCACACAAAAGGAGAGATAAAAGAAGACGCAACTGTGGATGAAAGAAAATAGGCAGCTGAAAATATATATCTTTCAAAAAGCAAAAACCCCTCAGCGGTGCTGAGGGGTTCTTTTATTTGATGCCTGGCAGTTCCCTACTCTCGCATGGGGAGACCCCACACTACCATCGGCGCTACGGCGTTTCACTTCTGAGTTCGGCATGGGGTCAGGTGGGACCACCGCGCTACAGCCGCCAGGCAAATTCTGTCTCGTTCACCGCTTCCGCCATGAACGTTTATCCGTCACAAGCTGAATATCTCTCTCAACACGCCAGACTTCTTTGGCGTTGTAAGGTTAAGCCTCACGGTTCATTAGTACCGGTTAGCTCAACGCATCGCTGCGCTTACACACCCGGCCTATCAACGTCGTCGTCTTCAACGTTCCTTCAGGAGACTTACAGTCTCAGGGAGAACTCATCTCGGGGCAAGTTTCGTGCTTAGATGCTTTCAGCACTTATCTCTTCCGCATTTAGCTACCGGGCAGTGCCATTGGCATGACAACCCGAACACCAGTGATGCGTCCACTCCGGTCCTCTCGTACTGGGAGCAGCCCCCCTCAATTCTCCAGCGCCCACGGCAGATAGGGACCGAACTGTCTCACGACGTTCTAAACCCAGCTCGCGTACCACTTTAAATGGCGAACAGCCATACCCTTGGGACCTACTTCAGCCCCAGGATGTGATGAGCCGACATCGAGGTGCCAAACACCGCCGTCGATATGAACTCTTGGGCGGTATCAGCCTGTTATCCCCGGAGTACCTTTTATCCGTTGAGCGATGGCCCTTCCATACAGAACCACCGGATCACTATGACCTGCTTTCGCACCTGCTCGAGCCGTCACTCTCGCAGTCAAGCCAGCTTATGCCATTGCACTAACCTCCTGATGTCCGACCAGGATTAGCTGACCTTCGTGCTCCTCCGTTACACTTTGGGAGGAGACCGCCCCAGTCAAACTACCCACCAGACACTGTCCCCACGCCGGATCACGGCGCCAGGTTAGAACATCAAACATTAAAGGGTGGTATTTCAAGGTTGGCTCCACGCAGACTGGCGTCCACGCTTCAAAGCCTCCCACCTATCCTACACATCAAGGCTCAATGTTCAGTGTCAAGCTGTAGTAAAGGTTCACGGGGTCTTTCCGTCTTGCCGCGGGTACACTGCATCTTCACAGCGAGTTCAATTTCACTGAGTCTCGGGTGGAGACAGCCTGGCCATCATTACGCCATTCGTGCAGGTCGGAACTTACCCGACAAGGAATTTCGCTACCTTAGGACCGTTATAGTTACGGCCGCCGTTTACCGGGGCTTCGATCAGGAGCTTCTCTTGCGATAACCCCATCAATTAACCTTCCGGCACCGGGCAGGCGTCACACCGTATACGTCCACTTTCGTGTTTGCACAGTGCTGTGTTTTTAATAAACAGTTGCAGCCAGCTGGTATCTTCGACTGACTTCAGCTCCACCCGCAGGGGCTTCACCTACATGTCAGCGTGCCTTCTCCCGAAGTTACGGCACCATTTTGCCTAGTTCCTTCACCCGAGTTCTCTCAAGCGCCTTGGTATTCTCTACCTGACCACCTGTGTCGGTTTGGGGTACGATTTGATGTTACCTGATGCTTAGAGGCTTTTCCTGGAAGCAGGGCATTTGTCACTTCAGCACCGTGGTGCCTCGTCATCACGCCTCAGCCTTAACCTTCCGGATTTGCCTGGAAAGTCAGCCTACACGCTTAAACCGGGACGACCGTCGCCCGGCTGACATAGCCTTCTCCGTCCCCCCTTCGCAGTAACACCAAGTACAGGAATATTAACCTGTTTCCCATCGACTACGCCTTTCGGCCTCGCCTTAGGGGTCGACTCACCCTGCCCCGATTAACGTTGGACAGGAACCCTTGGTCTTCCGGCGAGCGGGCTTTTCACCCGCTTTATCGTTACTTATGTCAGCATTCGCACTTCTGATACCTCCAGCATGCCTCACAGCACACCTTCGCAGGCTTACAGAACGCTCCCCTACCCAACAACACATAGTGTCGCTGCCGCAGCTTCGGTGCATGGTTTAGCCCCGTTACATCTTCCGCGCAGGCCGACTCGACCAGTGAGCTATTACGCTTTCTTTAAATGATGGCTGCTTCTAAGCCAACATCCTGGCTGTCTGGGCCTTCCCACATCGTTTCCCACTTAACCATGACTTTGGGACCTTAGCTGGCGGTCTGGGTTGTTTCCCTCTTCACGACGGACGTTAGCACCCGCCGTGTGTCTCCCGTGATAACATTCTCCGGTATTCGCAGTTTGCATCGGGTTGGTAAGCCGGGATGGCCCCCTAGCCGAAACAGTGCTCTACCCCCGGAGATGAGTTCACGAGGCGCTACCTAAATAGCTTTCGGGGAGAACCAGCTATCTCCCGGTTTGATTGGCCTTTCACCCCCAGCCACAGGTCATCCGCTAATTTTTCAACATTAGTCGGTTCGGTCCTCCAGTTAGTGTTACCCAACCTTCAACCTGCCCATGGCTAGATCACCGGGTTTCGGGTCTATACCCTGCAACTTAACGCCCAATTAAGACTCGGTTTCCCTTCGGCTCCCCTATACGGTTAACCTTGCTACAGAATATAAGTCGCTGACCCATTATACAAAAGGTACGCAGTCACCCTCTTACGAAGGCTCCCACTGCTTGTACGTACACGGTTTCAGGTTCTGTTTCACTCCCCTCGCCGGGGTTCTTTTCGCCTTTCCCTCACGGTACTGGTTCACTATCGGTCAGTCAGGAGTATTTAGCCTTGGAGGATGGTCCCCCCATCTTCAGACAGGATATCACGTGTCCCGCCCTACTCATCGAGCTCACAGCCTGTGTGCCTTCGTGTACGGGGCTGTCACCCTGTATCGCCGGCCTTTCCAGACCGTTCCACTGACACACAAGCTGATTCAGGCTCTGGGCTGTTCCCCGTTCGCTCGCCGCTACTGGGGGAATCTCGGTTGATTTCTTTTCCTCGGGGTACTTAGATGTTTCAGTTCCCCCGGTTCGCTTCGTTAGCCTATGTATTCAGCTAACGATGATGCACCGAAGTGCACCGGGTTTCCCCATTCGGACATCGCCGGTTATAACGGTTCATATCACCTTACCGGCGCTTTTCGCAGATTAGCACGTCCTTCATCGCCTCTGACTGCCAGGGCATCCACCGTGTACGCTTGTTCGCTTAACCTCACAACCCGAAGAAGTCTTCGTGCTGCGAGTTTGAGAGACTCTGACACACCGCGCATTCCTGATTACGGAAGAATGCAACAGCATGTCTGTTTCAATTTTCAGCTTGTTCCGGATTGTTAAAGAGCAAATACTTCGCAGTATACTCGTTGAGTACACTCTGAAGTGATGGTGGAGCTATGCGGGATCGAACCGCAGACCTCCTGCGTGCAAAGCAGGCGCTCTCCCAGCTGAGCTATAGCCCCATCGTAGTTAAACCTCTTCAACTCCTGTGGAGTTGGTAGGCCTGAGTGGACTTGAACCACCGACCTCACCCTTATCAGGGGTGCGCTCTAACCACCTGAGCTACAAGCCTGTAGAGGTTTTGCTTCTTTACTTTCTATCAGACAATCTGTGTGAGCACGCGAGGTTGTATCTTTCAGGTAAGGAGGTGATCCAACCGCAGGTTCCCCTACGGTTACCTTGTTACGACTTCACCCCAGTCATGAATCACAAAGTGGTAAGCGCCCTCCCGAAGGTTAAGCTACCTACTTCTTTTGCAACCCACTCCCATGGTGTGACGGGCGGTGTGTACAAGGCCCGGGAACGTATTCACCGTGGCATTCTGATCCACGATTACTAGCGATTCCGACTTCATGGAGTCGAGTTGCAGACTCCAATCCGGACTACGACGCACTTTATGAGGTCCGCTTGCTCTCGCGAGGTCGCTTCTCTTTGTATGCGCCATTGTAGCACGTGTGTAGCCCTGGTCGTAAGGGCCATGATGACTTGACGTCATCCCCACCTTCCTCCGGTTTATCACCGGCAGTCTCCTTTGAGTTCCCGGCCGAACCGCTGGCAACAAAGGATAAGGGTTGCGCTCGTTGCGGGACTTAACCCAACATTTCACAACACGAGCTGACGACAGCCATGCAGCACCTGTCTCAGAGTTCCCGAAGGCACTCCCGCATCTCTGCAGGATTCTCTGGATGTCAAGACCAGGTAAGGTTCTTCGCGTTGCATCGAATTAAACCACATGCTCCACCGCTTGTGCGGGCCCCCGTCAATTCATTTGAGTTTTAACCTTGCGGCCGTACTCCCCAGGCGGTCGACTTAACGCGTTAGCTCCGGAAGCCACGCCTCAAGGGCACAACCTCCAAGTCGACATCGTTTACGGCGTGGACTACCAGGGTATCTAATCCTGTTTGCTCCCCACGCTTTCGCACCTGAGCGTCAGTCTTCGTCCAGGGGGCCGCCTTCGCCACCGGTATTCCTCCAGATCTCTACGCATTTCACCGCTACACCTGGAATTCTACCCCCCTCTACGAGACTCAAGCTGACCAGTTTCAAATGCAGTTCCCAGGTTGAGCCCGGGGATTTCACATCTGACTTAATCAACCGCCTGCGTGCGCTTTACGCCCAGTAATTCCGATTAACGCTTGCACCCTCCGTATTACCGCGGCTGCTGGCACGGAGTTAGCCGGTGCTTCTTCTGCGGGTAACGTCAATCGCTGTGGTTATTAACCACAACGCCTTCCTCCCCGCTGAAAGTACTTTACAACCCGAAGGCCTTCTTCATACACGCGGCATGGCTGCATCAGGCTTGCGCCCATTGTGCAATATTCCCCACTGCTGCCTCCCGTAGGAGTCTGGACCGTGTCTCAGTTCCAGTGTGGCTGGTCATCCTCTCAGACCAGCTAGGGATCGTCGCCTAGGTGAGCCGTTACCCCACCTACTAGCTAATCCCATCTGGGCACATCTGATGGCATGAGGCCCGAAGGTCCCCCACTTTGGTCCGAAGACGTTATGCGGTATTAGCTACCGTTTCCAGTAGTTATCCCCCTCCATCAGGCAGTTTCCCAGACATTACTCACCCGTCCGCCACTCGTCAGCAGAGCAGCAAGCTGCTCCCTGTTACCGTTCGACTTGCATGTGTTAGGCCTGCCGCCAGCGTTCAATCTGAGCCATGATCAAACTCTTCAATTAAAAGTCTGATGCTCAAAGAATTAAACTGTTAGTTCGTAATGAATTAACTGTTGTTCACTTGAGACTTGATATTCGTTTATCGTCCGTAGACGTTAAGATATCAGTGCCCCGAGTGCCCACACAGATTGTCTGATAAATTGTTAAAGAGCAGTGCGACGCGGCCTTCAGCCTGCTGTCGCGAGGTGGCGTATATTACGCTTTCCTCTTTCAGAGTCAAGCGTTTATTTTCGCTTTCGTCTGCCTGACGGGCTGGCTCGTTTGCCGTTGTGCCGTGTCAGTGGAGGCGCATTATAGGGAGTTCTCTTCGCCTGACAACCCCTAATTTCAAAAAAGTTTTCGTTCGCTTAATTTCCAGGCAATGTGCCGGAAAAGAATACTAATCGCGGTTCAGGCGGGCGATTTCCTGCGCAAAAAGGGCCACCTGAGGCCAGTCCGTATAGACCACCTCTTTTGACGTATCTGTTTCCCCGCCCGTCATTTTCATAATCAGGCGAATCATAAAGCGGTCAAACCAGC
The genomic region above belongs to Cronobacter malonaticus LMG 23826 and contains:
- the secE gene encoding preprotein translocase subunit SecE, which produces MSANTEAQGSGRGLEVMKWLVVAALLIVAIVGNFLYREVTLPLRALAVVILIAAAGGVALLTTKGKATVAFAREARTEVRKVIWPTRQETLHTTLIVAAVTAVMSLILWGLDGILVRLVSFITGLRF
- the tuf gene encoding elongation factor Tu is translated as MSKEKFERTKPHVNVGTIGHVDHGKTTLTAAITTVLAKTYGGSARAFDQIDNAPEEKARGITINTSHVEYDTPTRHYAHVDCPGHADYVKNMITGAAQMDGAILVVAATDGPMPQTREHILLGRQVGVPYIIVFLNKCDMVDDEELLELVEMEVRELLSQYDFPGDDTPIVRGSALKALEGDAEWEAKIIELAGHLDSYIPEPERAIDKPFLLPIEDVFSISGRGTVVTGRVERGIIKVGEEVEIVGIKDTAKSTCTGVEMFRKLLDEGRAGENVGVLLRGIKREEIERGQVLAKPGSIKPHTKFESEVYILSKDEGGRHTPFFKGYRPQFYFRTTDVTGTIELPEGVEMVMPGDNIKMVVTLIHPIAMDDGLRFAIREGGRTVGAGVVAKVLG
- the coaA gene encoding type I pantothenate kinase; the encoded protein is MSNKDQTLTSPYLQFNRSQWAALRDSVPMTLTEGEIARLKGINEDLSLEEVAEIYLPLSRLLNFYISSNLRRQAVLEQFLGTNGQRIPYIISIAGSVAVGKSTTARVLQALLSRWPEHRRVELITTDGFLHPNAVLKERNLMKKKGFPQSYDMHRLVKFVSDIKSGVPNVTAPVYSHLIYDVIPDGDKVVNQPDILILEGLNVLQSGMDYPHDPHHVFVSDFVDFSIYVDAPEDLLQRWYINRFLKFREGAFTDPDSYFHNYAKLSEDEAVNIATQLWKEINWLNLKENILPTRERASLIMTKSANHAVDCVRLRK
- the birA gene encoding bifunctional biotin--[acetyl-CoA-carboxylase] ligase/biotin operon repressor BirA — its product is MKDNTIPLTLVSLLADGEFHSGEQLGEKLGMSRAAINKHIQTLRDWGIDVFTVPGKGYSLPGPIQLLNEAYIHSHIKNGSVTVLPVIDSTNQYLLDRLSELDSGDACIAEYQQAGRGRRGRKWFSPFGANLYLSMYWRLEQGPAAAIGLSLVIGIVMAEVLHELGADQVRVKWPNDLYLSDRKLAGILVELTGKTGDAAQIVIGAGINLAMRQVESDIVNQGWINLQEAGIKVDRNELAVRLIEKLRASLRQFEQEGLAPFLTRWEKLDNFIHRQVKLIIGEREIYGISRGIDNQGALLLEQNGVIKPWVGGEISLRSAE
- the murB gene encoding UDP-N-acetylmuramate dehydrogenase, giving the protein MNNTLKPYNTFGIDKCAQQIVTAHSAEALAEAWQQAQAVSRPVLILGEGSNVLFLDDFNGTVILNRIMGIQVEERHDAWLIHAGAGENWHRLVEYTLDHNMAGLENLALIPGCAGSSPIQNIGAYGVEFKQLCLYVDCLDLITGKSVRLGNSDCRFGYRDSIFKHDYQNRYAITGIGLRLPKAWSPVLIYGDLTRLSPDTVTPRQVFDAVCHMRRTKLPDPKEYGNAGSFFKNPVITAEEASALFIHYPDAPRYPQNDGQVKLAAGWLIDRCDMKGYSVGGATVHRHQALVLINEHNATSEDIVKLAHEVRQRVGEKFNVWLEPEVRFIGSTGEVNAVETIA